One genomic window of Salmo salar chromosome ssa12, Ssal_v3.1, whole genome shotgun sequence includes the following:
- the LOC106564879 gene encoding voltage-dependent calcium channel gamma-1 subunit, whose translation MHKRTKVKITFFVILVGMASMFTAVVTDHWAVLSPRVEQVNATCEAAHFGLWRLCKKAIYVSEADYNGKGCGPISLPGAENCTYFKHFTPGDESEIFEVKTQKEYNISAAAIAIFSLAFMILGTLCLLCSFKKGNDYILKPAGMFFAFAGLCAIISVEVMRQSVKRMIESEDTIWIEYSYAWSFACACAGFCLLFLSGIGLLLLSMPRMPQNPWESCMDAEHEVE comes from the exons ATGCACAAACGAACGAAGGTGAAGATCACGTTCTTTGTGATCCTGGTGGGTATGGCGTCCATGTTTACGGCGGTGGTGACGGACCATTGGGCCGTGCTGAGCCCGCGGGTGGAGCAGGTGAACGCGACGTGTGAAGCGGCCCACTTTGGCCTCTGGAGGCTGTGTAAGAAGGCCATCTACGTCAGTGAGGCGGACTACAATGGAAAGGGTTGCGGCCCCATCAGCTTACCTGGAG CGGAGAACTGCACTTACTTCAAACACTTCACTCCAGGGGACGAGTCTGAGATTTTTGAAGTCAAAACCCAGAAAG AGTACAATATCTCAGCAGCGGCCATCGCCATCTTCAGCCTGGCCTTTATGATCCTGGGCACCTTGTGTCTCCTGTGCTCCTTCAAGAAGGGGAATGACTACATCCTCAAACCTGCCGGAATGTTCTTCGCTTTTGCAG GCCTGTGCGCCATCATCTCAGTGGAAGTGATGCGTCAGTCGGTAAAGCGGATGATCGAGAGCGAGGACACCATCTGGATAGAGTACTCCTACGCCTGGTCCTTTGCCTGTGCCTGCGCTGGCTTctgcctcctcttcctcagtgGCATcggcctcctcctgctctccatgcCCCGCATGCCCCAAAACCCCTGGGAGTCCTGCATGGACGCTGAACACGAAGTGGAGTAa